A window of the Gorilla gorilla gorilla isolate KB3781 chromosome 8, NHGRI_mGorGor1-v2.1_pri, whole genome shotgun sequence genome harbors these coding sequences:
- the PLAC9 gene encoding placenta-specific protein 9 isoform X2 yields MRPLLCALTGLALLRAAGSLAAAEPFSPPRGDSAQSTACDRYMAVQRHLDVMEEMVEKTVDHLGTEVKGLLGLLEELAWNLPPGPFSPAPDLLGEDGF; encoded by the exons ATGCGGCCCCTGCTCTGCGCGCTGACCGGACTGGCCCTGCTCCGCGCCGCGGGCTCTTTGGCCG CTGCCGAACCCTTCAGCCCTCCGCGAGGAGACTCAGCTCAGAGCACAGCGTGTGACAGATACATGGCTGTGCAACGCCATCTAGATGTCATGGAGGAG ATGGTAGAGAAGACCGTGGATCACCTGGGGACAGAGGTGAAAGGCCTGCTGGGCCTGCTGGAGGAGCTGGCCTGGAACCTGCCCCCAGGACCCTTCAGCCCCGCTCCCGACCTTCTCGGAGAAG ATGGCTTCTGA
- the PLAC9 gene encoding placenta-specific protein 9 isoform X3 yields MRPLLCALTGLALLRAAGSLAAAEPFSPPRGDSAQSTACDRYMAVQRHLDVMEEMASEPWSWSPAAGGGAPARQRPQNQPCPLAFLP; encoded by the exons ATGCGGCCCCTGCTCTGCGCGCTGACCGGACTGGCCCTGCTCCGCGCCGCGGGCTCTTTGGCCG CTGCCGAACCCTTCAGCCCTCCGCGAGGAGACTCAGCTCAGAGCACAGCGTGTGACAGATACATGGCTGTGCAACGCCATCTAGATGTCATGGAGGAG ATGGCTTCTGAGCCCTGGAGCTGGAGCCCAGCAGCTGGAGGTGGTGCACCTGCCAGGCAGCGCCCACAGAACCAGCCCTGTCCTCTCGCCTTCCTTCCTTAG
- the PLAC9 gene encoding placenta-specific protein 9 isoform X1, which produces MRPLLCALTGLALLRAAGSLADGREDRGSPGDRGERPAGPAGGAGLEPAPRTLQPRSRPSRRRWLLSPGAGAQQLEVVHLPGSAHRTSPVLSPSFLSFM; this is translated from the exons ATGCGGCCCCTGCTCTGCGCGCTGACCGGACTGGCCCTGCTCCGCGCCGCGGGCTCTTTGGCCG ATGGTAGAGAAGACCGTGGATCACCTGGGGACAGAGGTGAAAGGCCTGCTGGGCCTGCTGGAGGAGCTGGCCTGGAACCTGCCCCCAGGACCCTTCAGCCCCGCTCCCGACCTTCTCGGAGAAG ATGGCTTCTGAGCCCTGGAGCTGGAGCCCAGCAGCTGGAGGTGGTGCACCTGCCAGGCAGCGCCCACAGAACCAGCCCTGTCCTCTCGCCTTCCTTCCTTAGCTTCATGTGA